The following coding sequences lie in one Kamptonema formosum PCC 6407 genomic window:
- a CDS encoding pentapeptide repeat-containing protein, producing MTIEPEIKNNEALTKSEISPEQEKEAFKLKNNLQVLLDSFNRIAAISDSVEQEYAINQEAKQLDISPESYRRMFENYGRPKKAPSKFDPVIKPVSIADKKVGDFIAWFQSISIFKLTTVFSEITLLVAMLSFFVDAPRRHQEAINDAQQVVQSAKEKTYSQGRIDALTDLNKYCVSVTGVSAVKAELKGIELNNCYVYPELGEIFSQWPPLLSKYRGFDLSYANLEGANLEGANLKNIDFRGANLAGANLVAANLAGANLAGANLKGAKLWRANLEGANLENSNLQNSGLGRANLRKANFQGANLSGAKIYWSNIQGANFSRSNLQGANFSRSKLQGADLYRANLQGASFRHTDLREGTNFREAELKGADFRETNFWSTHQLKRGKNWEQAFKNINWELQARQKPQKTFQIGLIKGTKGSLFTSYQKGMEKAAAARNIKIVAVDSDTGVEIEAQTIRELVTAGTDAIVLLPEDPNASKTAIQEAYESGVAVVTVGACLNELEANRYVFACYRCDRYQMGYDSGDYLAKWVEKKMSGKEVNIGLLDNASYDSYYPTIQGFYAAMKASNIRWNEVASTNAALRSDLPEVKQMLQDHPTINILWGGSNAATDVALQAVDELNLEGKVFVFGMSNLTEDKAELLLNPNHPLELIIDQSGRKVGYEAAKTAIAILNGDVTGYKFHLVKHRLFKQDDNESIRQSLNAIEKSSGGD from the coding sequence ATGACTATTGAACCGGAAATCAAAAACAACGAAGCACTTACAAAATCTGAAATATCGCCTGAGCAAGAAAAGGAAGCCTTCAAACTAAAAAACAATTTGCAGGTATTACTTGACAGCTTTAATCGGATCGCTGCCATTTCCGACTCTGTTGAACAGGAGTATGCAATCAATCAGGAAGCAAAACAGTTGGACATCTCGCCGGAGAGCTACCGTCGGATGTTTGAAAATTACGGCAGGCCCAAAAAAGCTCCATCAAAGTTCGATCCGGTAATCAAACCCGTGTCCATCGCTGATAAGAAAGTTGGAGATTTTATTGCCTGGTTTCAAAGTATATCTATTTTTAAATTAACCACAGTTTTTAGCGAAATCACCCTTTTGGTAGCGATGCTATCATTTTTTGTAGACGCTCCCCGGCGGCACCAAGAAGCTATCAATGACGCTCAGCAAGTCGTTCAATCTGCTAAAGAAAAAACATATTCTCAAGGAAGAATAGATGCTTTAACTGATTTGAATAAATATTGCGTAAGCGTCACAGGGGTGAGTGCAGTTAAGGCAGAATTGAAGGGGATTGAACTCAATAATTGCTATGTATACCCAGAACTTGGGGAAATTTTTAGTCAGTGGCCGCCGCTGCTTTCAAAATATCGAGGATTTGACCTTTCCTATGCAAATCTTGAAGGCGCTAATCTGGAAGGAGCTAACCTCAAAAATATAGATTTCCGAGGAGCGAATTTGGCAGGTGCTAACTTGGTGGCAGCGAATTTGGCAGGTGCTAATTTGGCAGGAGCAAATCTGAAAGGTGCTAAACTTTGGAGAGCAAATCTGGAAGGTGCTAATTTAGAAAATAGCAATCTCCAGAACAGCGGTCTTGGTAGAGCTAACCTTCGGAAAGCGAATTTTCAAGGAGCTAATCTGAGTGGTGCTAAGATTTATTGGAGCAATATTCAGGGAGCTAATTTTTCCCGAAGCAATCTTCAGGGAGCTAATTTTAGCAGATCTAAGCTTCAAGGAGCTGACTTATATAGGGCTAACCTCCAAGGAGCTTCTTTCCGCCATACCGATCTTCGAGAGGGTACTAATTTCCGGGAAGCTGAACTCAAGGGTGCGGATTTTAGAGAAACAAACTTTTGGTCAACTCATCAACTTAAAAGAGGAAAAAATTGGGAACAAGCCTTCAAAAATATAAACTGGGAATTGCAAGCCAGACAAAAGCCGCAAAAAACTTTCCAAATTGGGTTAATAAAAGGTACTAAGGGAAGTTTGTTTACATCATACCAGAAAGGGATGGAAAAAGCGGCGGCAGCTCGGAACATTAAAATTGTTGCTGTAGATTCGGACACTGGGGTTGAGATAGAAGCTCAAACTATTAGAGAATTAGTTACTGCTGGAACTGATGCAATTGTGCTGTTACCAGAAGATCCTAACGCTTCTAAGACTGCGATTCAAGAAGCTTACGAGTCTGGGGTTGCAGTTGTGACAGTTGGGGCTTGTCTGAATGAATTAGAAGCTAATAGATACGTCTTTGCTTGTTATCGCTGCGATCGCTACCAGATGGGCTACGACTCAGGTGATTACTTGGCAAAATGGGTGGAGAAAAAAATGTCTGGAAAGGAGGTAAATATCGGTCTGTTAGACAATGCCTCTTATGATAGTTATTACCCAACTATTCAGGGTTTTTATGCTGCAATGAAAGCATCCAATATCCGCTGGAACGAGGTAGCTTCTACTAATGCAGCACTGCGTTCGGATTTACCAGAGGTAAAGCAAATGTTGCAAGACCATCCAACAATTAATATTCTGTGGGGAGGTTCTAACGCCGCTACTGATGTTGCTCTTCAAGCAGTGGATGAGTTGAATTTAGAAGGTAAAGTATTTGTATTTGGAATGTCAAATTTGACTGAGGATAAAGCGGAGCTATTGCTCAACCCTAACCACCCGTTGGAGTTAATTATCGACCAGTCTGGGCGGAAGGTTGGCTATGAGGCTGCTAAGACTGCGATCGCAATTCTGAATGGGGATGTCACGGGTTACAAATTCCACTTAGTAAAACATCGGCTCTTTAAGCAAGATGACAACGAAAGCATTCGCCAGTCCTTAAATGCAATTGAAAAGTCTAGTGGAGGTGATTAA
- a CDS encoding peptidase domain-containing ABC transporter has translation MLDLIPFFQGTPSYGQVNRFMKYQVVLQQSEEDCGAACLASVAKYYGRIFPISRLRETVGTGQQGTTLLGLKQGAETIGFNARSVRAAPTILDQLDGAPLPAIIHWYGTHWIVLYGKQGKKYAIADPAVGIRYISKQELIEGWTDWVCLLLEPDPDRFFAHNYDQQSASSLQRWLRRTWTYRKVLIEALILNIVLGLLSIASPFLIQILTDDVLVRGDTQLLASVAIAVVIMNIFSSSLELVQSNLIAHFSQRLELGLVMEFGRKFLRLPLSFYESRRSGEIISRLNDIQEINQLASEVLVSLPSQFFMAIVSLAFMLMYSVQLTFAATIVAVLMTLSTLAFLPILRQKTRSLLVLEAETQGVMVETFKGALTLKTTSSTQQFWEELQSRFGRLANLTFRTMQIGIINNIFSGFVSSSGSIGLLWLGSGLVINKELSIGQLLAFISMNQNVTTWVNTLVGFADEITRVQTATSRLAEVIDATPETQGDADKPFVDITNRHNIVCSSINFHYPGRIDLLEDFSVTLPGGQAIALIGPSGCGKSTLAKIIAGLYPLQSGNIRIGIYNLQDLSLDCLRKQVVLVPQEAHFWSRSILENFRLGNPEVPFEEIVKACKIAGADEFISKLPEKYQTILGEFGANISGGQRQRLAIARAIVNNPPILILDESTAGLDPATETQVLEQLLLHRWGKTTILISHRPRVINRADWIVMLDRGRLKLEGSVEKLRSLPGEHLDFLNP, from the coding sequence ATGTTAGACCTGATTCCATTTTTCCAGGGTACTCCCTCCTATGGGCAAGTAAATCGTTTTATGAAATACCAAGTTGTTCTACAGCAAAGCGAAGAAGATTGTGGAGCCGCTTGTCTTGCTTCAGTTGCTAAATATTATGGTAGAATCTTCCCAATTAGCCGCCTACGAGAAACTGTAGGAACTGGTCAACAAGGAACGACTTTATTAGGTCTAAAACAGGGAGCTGAGACTATTGGTTTTAATGCGCGCTCTGTACGAGCAGCACCTACTATTTTAGACCAGCTCGATGGAGCACCTTTACCAGCAATTATTCACTGGTATGGTACTCACTGGATAGTTTTGTATGGTAAGCAGGGGAAAAAATATGCGATCGCAGATCCCGCAGTAGGAATCCGCTACATTTCTAAACAAGAGTTAATCGAAGGTTGGACAGATTGGGTTTGCTTGCTCCTCGAACCAGATCCAGATAGATTTTTTGCCCATAATTATGACCAGCAATCGGCAAGTTCTCTACAAAGGTGGCTCAGGCGAACTTGGACTTATCGAAAAGTTTTAATTGAAGCATTGATACTGAACATTGTCTTAGGTTTGCTTTCCATTGCTTCGCCTTTTCTGATTCAAATTCTCACTGATGATGTCCTCGTTCGCGGCGATACTCAACTGCTAGCTAGTGTGGCGATCGCAGTTGTAATTATGAACATTTTCAGTAGCAGCTTAGAATTAGTGCAGTCAAATTTAATTGCCCACTTTTCCCAACGCCTAGAACTAGGATTAGTGATGGAATTCGGACGCAAGTTTCTCCGATTGCCTTTAAGTTTCTATGAATCCAGACGTAGCGGCGAAATCATTAGTAGATTAAACGATATCCAAGAAATTAATCAATTGGCTTCGGAAGTATTGGTGAGTTTACCTAGCCAGTTTTTTATGGCTATAGTTTCCTTAGCTTTTATGCTCATGTATAGCGTACAGCTTACCTTTGCGGCTACAATCGTAGCAGTTTTAATGACATTATCAACTCTAGCTTTTCTCCCTATCCTCAGACAAAAAACTCGTAGTTTATTGGTTTTAGAAGCTGAAACGCAAGGTGTGATGGTCGAAACTTTTAAAGGTGCTTTAACTCTGAAAACTACTAGCAGCACTCAACAATTTTGGGAAGAATTACAAAGCCGCTTTGGTCGTCTAGCAAATCTTACCTTCCGTACTATGCAAATTGGGATTATCAATAATATTTTTTCGGGATTTGTCAGTAGTTCAGGTAGTATTGGTTTACTATGGCTAGGCAGCGGATTAGTGATTAATAAAGAATTGAGTATCGGTCAATTGCTAGCTTTTATCAGCATGAATCAAAATGTGACAACGTGGGTGAATACATTAGTAGGATTTGCTGATGAAATTACCCGCGTTCAGACTGCGACAAGTCGCTTAGCGGAAGTGATCGATGCTACGCCAGAAACCCAAGGTGACGCTGATAAACCTTTTGTAGACATTACCAATCGCCATAATATTGTTTGTAGTAGTATTAATTTTCATTACCCTGGTAGAATTGACTTGCTAGAAGATTTCTCTGTTACTTTACCAGGTGGTCAAGCGATTGCTTTGATTGGCCCTTCTGGTTGTGGAAAAAGTACCTTAGCTAAAATTATTGCTGGTTTGTATCCCTTGCAATCTGGCAATATTAGAATCGGTATTTATAATTTGCAAGACCTTTCTCTCGATTGTCTTAGAAAGCAGGTGGTTTTAGTTCCTCAAGAAGCACATTTTTGGAGTAGGTCTATTTTAGAAAATTTCCGTTTAGGAAATCCAGAGGTTCCCTTTGAAGAGATTGTTAAAGCTTGTAAAATTGCTGGTGCTGATGAATTTATTAGCAAATTACCTGAGAAATATCAAACTATTTTGGGGGAATTTGGCGCGAATATTTCTGGGGGTCAGCGACAAAGATTAGCGATCGCACGCGCCATTGTCAACAACCCACCAATTTTGATTTTAGATGAATCTACTGCTGGGCTAGATCCCGCGACTGAAACTCAAGTGCTGGAACAGTTATTACTGCACCGCTGGGGGAAAACTACGATTTTGATTAGCCACAGGCCGAGAGTGATTAATCGAGCTGATTGGATTGTAATGTTAGATCGAGGTCGCTTGAAGCTGGAAGGATCGGTGGAGAAGTTGCGATCGCTCCCCGGCGAACATTTAGACTTTTTAAATCCTTAA
- a CDS encoding HlyD family secretion protein — translation MSRTPQPRPLHSLQSDEFLPPLSRWMTLGGVFLVGTFGAAIALASVTKYSSTVRAAAIVRPAGEVRIVQAATEGTLESITVSENQTVKAGDAIAKIDSSRLRSQKNHLQDNIQQCEMELNQINKQVNDLENQIFATLQSKQPPNTTQVIIEESVESALVRLSASIPDIAQQLARDWRTLSVKRSDIQKQIIQGRKELEQIAVKLENSVVKAPTDGTILKMELRNPGQMVELGAAIAQIVPSDVPLVVKARVAAQDIGQVKLNQPVQIRISAFPYPDYGTLKGKVSGISPDAIAPQNSSSGEAYYEVIVQPERAYLVRQGSGSSGYFLGTQKADAAHQYPIQSGMEGRADIIASQETVLKFVMRKVRLLADF, via the coding sequence ATGTCTCGCACTCCTCAACCCAGACCGCTTCATTCTTTACAAAGTGATGAGTTTTTACCCCCTTTGAGTCGTTGGATGACTTTGGGAGGGGTGTTTCTGGTAGGAACCTTTGGGGCGGCGATCGCACTTGCTAGTGTTACGAAGTACAGCTCAACTGTAAGGGCGGCGGCGATTGTTCGTCCGGCGGGAGAGGTGCGAATTGTCCAGGCGGCAACGGAAGGAACGCTGGAAAGTATCACTGTAAGTGAGAATCAGACGGTGAAGGCAGGGGATGCGATCGCGAAAATTGATAGTTCTCGCCTCCGCAGTCAAAAAAACCACTTGCAAGACAATATTCAGCAATGCGAGATGGAATTAAATCAAATAAATAAGCAAGTTAATGATTTAGAAAATCAGATTTTTGCTACTTTACAATCAAAGCAACCTCCAAATACTACTCAGGTAATTATTGAAGAATCTGTGGAATCTGCGCTTGTACGATTATCAGCATCTATACCAGATATTGCTCAGCAACTTGCGAGAGATTGGCGAACTTTGAGTGTCAAACGATCTGATATTCAAAAGCAAATTATTCAGGGTAGGAAAGAACTAGAACAAATTGCAGTTAAACTGGAAAATAGTGTAGTTAAAGCACCTACAGATGGTACAATTCTGAAAATGGAATTGCGAAATCCCGGACAGATGGTGGAATTAGGTGCTGCGATCGCGCAGATTGTTCCTAGTGATGTACCGCTTGTAGTTAAGGCTAGAGTTGCGGCTCAAGATATTGGTCAAGTTAAACTCAATCAACCCGTACAAATTCGGATTTCTGCATTTCCTTATCCAGATTATGGTACGTTGAAAGGTAAAGTTAGTGGGATTTCACCGGATGCGATCGCACCTCAAAATTCTAGTAGTGGTGAAGCTTATTATGAAGTGATCGTTCAGCCAGAAAGAGCTTATTTAGTTAGACAGGGTTCTGGTAGCAGTGGCTATTTTTTAGGAACGCAAAAGGCTGATGCTGCACATCAATATCCGATTCAGTCGGGAATGGAAGGAAGAGCTGATATTATTGCTTCACAAGAAACAGTTTTAAAATTTGTAATGAGAAAAGTGAGGTTACTTGCTGATTTTTAA
- a CDS encoding ROK family protein: MTTQDKSVRTLAVDIGGSGIKVMILNEEGQPIAERARVETPEPAKPEPVLAAIASLVAQQGEFERVSVGFPGVVSNGITKTAVNLDPDWVGFDFGNTLSDRLGKPVRVVNDADMQGMGAISGHGVELVITLGTGFGSALFVDGKLVPNLEAGHHPFRKGETYEQQLGRAALDAVGQKRWNRRLEKAIATLQNLFNCDCLYIGGGNTKKITMELPPNVKVVPNVNGLLGGIVLWKD, from the coding sequence ATGACAACACAAGATAAATCTGTTCGCACTCTCGCCGTTGATATTGGCGGTAGCGGCATCAAGGTGATGATTTTAAACGAAGAAGGCCAACCGATCGCGGAACGAGCGCGAGTGGAAACGCCTGAACCGGCTAAACCGGAACCTGTACTCGCTGCGATCGCATCTTTAGTTGCCCAACAAGGCGAGTTTGAGCGCGTGTCTGTGGGTTTCCCTGGTGTAGTTTCCAACGGTATTACTAAAACGGCCGTAAATTTAGACCCGGATTGGGTCGGATTTGACTTTGGAAATACTCTTAGCGATCGCTTAGGTAAACCAGTCCGGGTTGTCAACGATGCAGATATGCAGGGAATGGGGGCAATTTCTGGTCATGGCGTGGAATTAGTCATTACTCTTGGTACTGGTTTTGGTTCGGCCCTATTCGTGGATGGCAAATTAGTACCCAATTTGGAAGCGGGACACCATCCTTTTCGCAAGGGAGAAACTTACGAACAACAGTTAGGCCGCGCGGCCTTAGATGCAGTCGGTCAAAAAAGGTGGAACCGTCGTTTGGAAAAAGCGATCGCTACTCTTCAAAATCTGTTTAATTGCGACTGTCTTTATATCGGCGGTGGCAATACTAAAAAAATTACTATGGAGTTGCCGCCAAATGTTAAAGTTGTACCGAATGTGAACGGGTTATTGGGAGGTATTGTTTTGTGGAAAGATTAG
- a CDS encoding YqiA/YcfP family alpha/beta fold hydrolase, giving the protein MTQEDYCNYIYLHGFASSPQSAKAEYLSDRFFELGINLKLPDLNQGDFSHLTLTRQLQQVEAEFRQLEKSQLSVDKGKIGLIGSSFGGLTAAILAQQNIEVQRIILLAPAFGFLSHWLPKLGDEQLAKWQSEGYLSVYHYGKNQYLPLHYQFAIDIAQYRDEDLQRPVPTLIFHGKDDEVIPIQSSRDFADQRPWVQLIELNSDHALTNVLPEIWEEMQNFCQFKVKI; this is encoded by the coding sequence ATGACTCAGGAAGATTATTGTAACTATATTTATCTGCACGGGTTTGCTTCTAGTCCTCAGTCTGCCAAGGCAGAATATCTGAGCGATCGCTTTTTCGAGCTAGGAATTAACCTGAAATTACCCGATCTCAATCAAGGGGATTTTTCCCATCTGACTCTAACACGACAACTTCAACAAGTTGAGGCTGAATTTCGACAATTAGAAAAATCTCAACTTAGTGTTGACAAAGGGAAAATTGGATTAATTGGTTCTAGTTTTGGCGGGCTAACAGCAGCAATTCTGGCACAGCAAAATATAGAAGTGCAACGGATAATTTTACTAGCGCCAGCTTTTGGGTTTTTATCACATTGGTTGCCGAAATTAGGAGATGAGCAGCTTGCTAAGTGGCAGTCAGAAGGATATTTATCTGTGTACCACTACGGCAAAAATCAGTATCTACCATTACATTATCAATTTGCGATCGATATAGCTCAATATCGAGATGAAGATTTGCAGCGCCCCGTGCCGACCTTAATTTTTCACGGCAAAGATGATGAAGTCATACCAATTCAATCTAGCAGAGATTTTGCCGATCAACGTCCTTGGGTGCAGTTAATCGAATTAAATAGCGATCATGCCTTGACAAATGTTCTTCCTGAAATTTGGGAGGAGATGCAAAATTTTTGCCAATTCAAAGTTAAAATCTGA
- a CDS encoding Spy/CpxP family protein refolding chaperone has translation MLLRRFSALAFLMLSLGSTAAIAVPKLPQTIAQAPQEPGPPMRDGGQLFEKLNLTADQKQKMQAIRNQYKDQITQRREAMRNSRQELMNMMSGTASESQIREKHRQVLADGQRMAELQFDIMLAMREVLTPEQRRQLAQLMQERRENVTNQNRGGNRPQR, from the coding sequence ATGTTATTGCGCCGTTTTTCAGCTTTAGCCTTTTTAATGCTCTCTCTAGGGAGCACTGCTGCGATCGCAGTTCCTAAATTACCTCAAACAATTGCTCAAGCTCCACAGGAGCCAGGCCCTCCCATGCGCGATGGCGGTCAGTTGTTTGAGAAACTAAATTTAACCGCCGATCAAAAGCAGAAAATGCAGGCAATTCGCAATCAATATAAAGACCAAATTACTCAGCGCCGAGAAGCAATGCGTAATTCTCGACAAGAGTTAATGAATATGATGAGCGGTACTGCTTCGGAGAGTCAAATTCGCGAAAAACACCGTCAAGTTTTAGCGGATGGACAGCGGATGGCAGAGTTGCAATTTGATATTATGCTGGCGATGCGGGAAGTTTTAACCCCAGAGCAGCGCCGTCAATTGGCACAACTGATGCAAGAGCGTCGGGAGAATGTTACCAATCAGAATAGAGGTGGAAATAGACCTCAGCGGTGA
- a CDS encoding sigma-70 family RNA polymerase sigma factor, which yields MLAVPTDAIPGYSDSYLIAQCLEGDRTCFRHLYRRYQNKVRSTLYQLCGQFFLDDLVQEVFLRVWKGLPKLKQRDNFSTWLYRITWNVAADQRQAFAQQRSFNSKLTIEENLSVDANSKISVDFDLMQIHYQDLVKRGLEKLSFEHRSVLVLHDLEDLPQKDVAQILGVPIGTVKSRLFRARATVREFLQQEGVQL from the coding sequence GTGTTAGCTGTGCCAACCGATGCCATACCCGGTTACTCTGACTCGTACCTAATCGCTCAGTGCTTGGAAGGCGATCGCACCTGCTTTCGCCACCTGTACAGACGCTATCAAAACAAAGTCAGATCGACCCTTTACCAACTTTGCGGTCAATTTTTCTTAGATGATTTAGTACAAGAGGTATTTTTACGAGTCTGGAAAGGACTACCCAAACTCAAACAGCGAGACAACTTTTCCACTTGGCTCTATAGAATTACCTGGAATGTTGCTGCGGATCAAAGGCAAGCATTTGCCCAGCAGCGATCGTTTAATTCTAAACTGACAATAGAGGAAAATCTTAGTGTGGATGCCAACTCAAAAATCTCAGTAGACTTTGATTTAATGCAGATACACTATCAAGATTTAGTCAAGCGAGGCTTAGAAAAACTCAGCTTTGAGCACCGCAGTGTTTTAGTGCTGCACGACTTAGAAGACCTTCCCCAAAAAGACGTTGCTCAAATTTTGGGAGTGCCTATTGGAACTGTTAAATCTCGACTGTTTCGTGCTAGAGCTACTGTGCGAGAATTTTTACAACAAGAAGGAGTGCAGCTATGA
- a CDS encoding NERD domain-containing protein has translation MNDAVNKSEQFVYDICKKSFLSLWSYINPQGKTPGKELCDVLVICEPHVIVISVKDIQLKNTDDPVDWKRWQKKAIEDSIKQIKGAIRWLEQAEYVVKKDGSQGLKLPSKGERIYYRIAVAFGGKREVPISSPDDSNDEFYHVLDEKSFFLLLRHLDTISDFVNYLSDTEKFLSKTSVIINGGEENLLAIYLHNGRQFPSEVDMMILEDDLWEGFSNKPEFKAKLQRDAESYTWDRLIEFLCDGGFDGENWLGPDMSESELAIRVLVREHRFSRRILGSAFKKFLELSKAGRVSSRSVQSPLSNVGYVFFAYDSDSTLEERKNKLLTRCVASLCRFSECFTVIGIGVNVSGDIPKHGSSTDLVMLHTKNNKWSEEELKHAKYCRDELDFFKSPNEMYVHEDEYPTLE, from the coding sequence ATGAATGACGCAGTTAATAAGTCTGAGCAGTTTGTGTACGATATATGCAAAAAGTCTTTTCTGTCACTATGGAGTTACATTAACCCGCAGGGAAAAACTCCAGGTAAAGAGTTGTGTGATGTATTAGTAATATGTGAACCCCATGTAATCGTAATAAGTGTTAAAGACATCCAACTCAAGAATACGGATGACCCGGTTGATTGGAAGCGTTGGCAAAAAAAAGCTATTGAAGACTCGATAAAACAGATCAAGGGTGCGATTCGATGGCTTGAACAAGCGGAATATGTTGTTAAGAAAGATGGCTCTCAAGGTTTGAAACTTCCTTCAAAAGGTGAAAGAATCTACTATCGCATAGCAGTTGCTTTTGGTGGTAAAAGAGAAGTTCCTATCAGTTCTCCTGATGATAGCAATGATGAATTTTACCACGTCTTAGACGAAAAATCATTTTTTTTACTTCTTCGTCATTTGGATACTATAAGTGACTTCGTTAATTATTTGAGTGACACAGAGAAATTTTTATCAAAGACATCAGTTATTATCAACGGTGGCGAGGAAAACTTGCTTGCTATTTACTTGCATAATGGTCGTCAGTTTCCCTCAGAAGTAGACATGATGATCCTTGAGGATGATCTCTGGGAGGGATTTAGCAATAAACCTGAGTTCAAGGCAAAATTGCAGAGAGATGCTGAAAGTTATACCTGGGATCGGTTAATCGAATTCTTGTGTGATGGCGGATTTGATGGGGAGAATTGGCTTGGCCCAGATATGTCTGAGTCTGAACTAGCTATTCGTGTCCTTGTTCGAGAACATCGATTTTCAAGGAGGATACTTGGTAGTGCTTTCAAAAAATTTCTTGAACTTAGTAAGGCTGGGCGTGTATCCTCTCGATCTGTTCAATCACCCTTAAGTAATGTTGGGTATGTCTTTTTTGCTTATGACAGCGACAGTACGCTTGAAGAGCGCAAAAATAAGCTTCTAACCAGATGTGTTGCCTCGCTTTGTCGATTCAGCGAATGTTTTACAGTGATTGGTATCGGTGTAAATGTTTCAGGGGATATACCAAAACATGGTTCTTCAACAGATCTGGTAATGTTGCACACAAAAAACAATAAATGGTCAGAAGAGGAATTGAAGCACGCAAAATACTGTAGAGATGAATTAGACTTCTTTAAGAGTCCCAATGAAATGTACGTTCATGAAGATGAATATCCCACATTAGAGTAG
- a CDS encoding opioid growth factor receptor-related protein produces the protein MDIKSDKQDLVNYPKGGILAFYSGQTPNADGRTIEEMWSWNYQKLEAIHNYIQWLFPLVEKSRFNPYAPTLNEEIIQAFRTNANLRNRLITSLKIMLKFYGLQCNDRGSDEIEITKSDEYSQRKTEWINRFDHNYLRVTRILTSLTILGLKPYAQAFLKCLDDIYKEEAKHIGNETYTYWKNALFI, from the coding sequence ATGGATATTAAATCAGATAAACAAGATTTAGTAAATTATCCCAAAGGGGGTATTTTAGCCTTTTATAGTGGTCAGACACCTAACGCAGACGGTCGCACGATCGAAGAGATGTGGTCATGGAACTATCAGAAACTAGAGGCAATACATAATTATATTCAGTGGCTATTTCCCTTGGTAGAAAAAAGTCGTTTCAACCCTTATGCACCGACTTTAAATGAGGAAATCATTCAAGCATTTAGAACCAACGCTAACCTGAGAAATAGATTGATTACGTCCCTTAAAATCATGCTAAAGTTTTACGGACTACAATGTAACGATCGGGGAAGTGATGAGATAGAAATTACAAAATCAGATGAATACTCACAAAGAAAAACTGAATGGATTAATAGATTTGACCACAATTACTTGAGGGTCACGAGAATCCTCACAAGTTTGACAATTCTGGGATTAAAACCTTATGCTCAAGCCTTCTTAAAATGTTTAGATGATATTTACAAAGAAGAGGCAAAACATATAGGAAATGAGACTTATACTTACTGGAAAAATGCTCTTTTTATCTGA